The following are encoded together in the Glycine max cultivar Williams 82 chromosome 8, Glycine_max_v4.0, whole genome shotgun sequence genome:
- the LOC100305995 gene encoding uncharacterized protein LOC100305995 yields MNHLHSLAYTTTTNLCGSSLGWDYHNLGVLNADKMSLMPAMEGSTTPPSLSSPQHSDFSTGYLEDALIESCERSKRRRVLPCAADEHSKSFIDDLEQSFWNFNPLWNQPVENFNFYCMNQIERFCGFSDEHISTSRSEEANILLADTKTPEETISASESLNSSSSSYKQPVTCKTTDPTVAPTENDDTRNKKVVTRVVYPFAMVKPGGREGDVTLNDINERILMPPTRPVRHPVGDFACRPCVSAEGPGLSGKAVVALTRIHTQGGRGTITIIRTKG; encoded by the exons ATGAACCACCTTCATTCCTTAGCTTACACTACCACCACTAACCTCTGTGGCTCTTCCCTAGGTTGGGATTATCACAACCTTGGAGTTCTCAACGCGGACAAAATGTCTTTAA TGCCAGCTATGGAGGGAAGTACTACACCACCATCACTATCATCACCTCAACACTCTGATTTCTCAACTGGGTATCTCGAAGATGCTTTGATTGAATCATGTGAGCGTTCCAAACGTAGACGTGTGTTACCATGTGCTGCTGATGAACATAGCAAGAGTTTCATTGATGACCTTGAGCAG AGTTTCTGGAATTTCAACCCCTTATGGAACCAACCAGTAGAGAACTTCAACTTCTACTGCATGAACCAGATAGAAAGGTTTTGTGGATTTTCAG aTGAGCATATAAGCACATCAAGGAGCGAGGAAGCAAACATTCTTCTAGCAGACACTAAAACACCGGAAGAGACAATATCAGCCTCTGAATCTTTAAATTCATCCTCATCTTCATACAAACAACCGGTGACATGCAAAACCACAGACCCCACTGTTGCCCCAACAG AAAATGATGATACCAGGAACAAGAAGGTGGTAACAAGAGTGGTGTATCCATTTGCAATGGTGAAGCCAGGAGGAAGAGAAGGTGATGTAACATTGAATGACATAAATGAGAGGATCCTAATGCCTCCCACAAGGCCAGTGAGGCATCCTGTAGGAGACTTTGCATGTCGGCCATGCGTGTCCGCAGAGGGTCCAGGCCTTTCAGGGAAAGCAGTGGTGGCCCTTACTAGAATTCACACACAGGGAGGAAGAGGCACCATCACTATTATCAGAACCAAAGGCTAA